One Xiphophorus maculatus strain JP 163 A chromosome 10, X_maculatus-5.0-male, whole genome shotgun sequence genomic region harbors:
- the epas1 gene encoding endothelial PAS domain-containing protein 1 — MQEERGDTHWSQAISSVLQGNLCWHHRHAASRGTPQDAMTADKEKRRAISREAARRRRRVESDVFGDLSRLLPLQPSVRAHLDKPSVIRLTLSYIRLQTLLKETAGSHEELGHGARYRHGGEAQDGCLFELGKETEGLDPLDENSMYLKILEGFLMVLSTLGDMIFLSDNVSKYMGLSQTELMGHNIFEYTHPCDHEEIRHNLRLTAELGCSQKRDFVVRIKSALTHRGRVGNLKSTTWKVLHCQGRVKLCAASSSVSCVLLTCRPLPLSHTLLSTHTFTSQHSMDMRFTYCDQRVTSLLGYRPEELLGRSIYDLCHTLDTSCLNKNHLNLCLKSQSVSGRYRMLVRSGGYVWVESHSAVIPGVQPSRSRPRPNPSQPLCILCVTYILSGVEEPSLQLSLDQTFQRYLR, encoded by the exons ATGCAGGAGGAGAGAGGTGACACTCACTGGAGCCAGGCCATCTCATCTGTGCTGCAGGGAAACCTCTGTTGGCATCATCGCCATGCCGCCAGTCGGGGAACTCCGCAGGACGCAATGACGGCCGACAAGGAGAAGAGACG AGCGATCAGCCGTGAGGCGGCCCGGCGGCGGCGGCGCGTGGAGTCGGACGTGTTTGGTGACCTGTCCCGCCTCCTGCCGCTCCAGCCCTCCGTCAGAGCTCATCTGGACAAACCCTCCGTCATCCGCCTCACCCTCAGCTACATACGCTTGCAGACGCTGCTCAAAG AAACTGCCGGGTCGCACGAGGAGCTCGGACACGGCGCGAGATACCGCCACGGAGGAGAGGCGCAGGACGGGTGTCTGTTTGAGTTGGGGAAAGAAACGGAGGGATTGGACCCGTTGGATGAAAACAGCATGTACCTGAAGATCCTGGAGGGATTTCTCATGGTGCTCTCCACCCTGGGAGACATGATCTTCTTATCGGACAACGTCAGCAAGTACATGGGCCTGAGCCAG ACTGAGCTGATGGGGCACAACATCTTTGAGTATACTCACCCATGTGATCACGAGGAAATCAGACATAACCTACGTCTGACTGCAG AACTTGGGTGCAGCCAGAAGAGGGATTTTGTCGTGAGAATAAAAAGCGCTCTGACGCACCGAGGAAGAGTCGGGAACCTCAAGTCGACCACCTGGAAG GTGCTCCACTGTCAGGGCAGAGTGAAGCTGTGCGCGGCCTCGTCTTCGGTGTCCTGCGTGCTGCTGACCTGCCGACCTCTGccgctctcacacacactcctcaGCACACACACCTTCACCAGCCAGCACAGCATGGACATGAGGTTCACGTACTGCGACCAGAG AGTGACTTCTCTTCTCGGCTACCGGCCAGAGGAGCTGCTGGGCCGATCCATCTACGATCTCTGTCACACGCTGGACACAAGCTGCCTGAACAAAAACCACCTGAACC TGTGTCTGAAGAGTCAGTCCGTCAGCGGTCGGTACAGGATGCTGGTGAGGAGCGGCGGCTACGTCTGGGTGGAGAGTCACAGCGCCGTCATCCCGGGCGTCCAGCCGTCCAGATCCAGACCCAGACCCAACCCCAGCCAGCCGCTCTGCATCCTCTGTGTCACCTACATCCtcag CGGAGTGGAGGAGCCGTCTCTGCAGCTCTCTTTGGATCAAACCTTCCAGAGATACTTGAGATGA